From the Salvelinus alpinus chromosome 12, SLU_Salpinus.1, whole genome shotgun sequence genome, the window tgatgccatctattttgtgtagtgcaccagtccctcctgcagcaaagcacccccacaacatgatgctgtcacccccgtgcttcacggttgggatggtgtttatcggcttgcaagcctccccctttttcctccaaacataacgatggtcattatggccaaacagctctatatttgtttcatcagaccagaggacatttctccaaaaagtacagtctttgtccccatgtgcagttgcaaaccgtagtctggcttttttgtggtggttttggagcagtggcttcttccttgctgagcggcctttcaggttatgtcgatataggactcgttttactgtggatatagatacttttgtacctgtttactccagcatcttcacaaggtcctttgctgttgttctgggattgatttgcacttttcgcaccaaagtacgttcctgaggggtatgacggctacgtggtcctatggtgtttatacttgcgtactattgtttgtacagatgaacgtggtaccttcaggcgtttggaaattactcccaagtatgaaccagacttgtggaggtctacaatttttttcggaggtcttggctgatttcttttgattttcccatgatgtcaagcaaagaggcactgagtttgaaggtaggcaatgaaatacatccacaggtacacctccaattgactcaaaatatgtcaattagcctatcagaagtttctaaagccatgacatcattttcttgaattttccaagctgtttaaaggcacagtcaacttagtgtatgtaaacttctgacccactggaattgtgatacagtgaaataatctgtctgtaaacaattgttggaaaaatgacttgtgtcatgcacaaagtagatgtcctgaccgacttgccaaaactacaattTGTTAacaatttgtggagttgttgaaaaactagttttaatgactccaacctaagtgtatgtaaactcccgacttcaactgtaagtgcattATTAAAAAAGACTTACTCACTTTTATTGTAAGTAAGAATAGAAGATGTTTCTgtacacttctacattcatgtggatgctaccaggaTTATGGATAATGAGTGTGAAGGTTAGAGGCATAAAGATcatacctcccctgttattggtaatggtgaggtaagcatgttttgttgtagcctttgTAACTTTCCTACTCATCATTgtcatgattcattcatgatttttCTTAATCCTGGCATTATCAGGAATAATTTAGAAGTCTTTAGAATCATCTTATCTGCTCACTTATAAAGAAGTGTGCTTCAGTTATCATTCAGttacaaaacaaactgcaaatgcatccaacgagtttgtagagtcacaatcttgatgtagtcattgcgtgcaagGAATAATAGGACCAAATACTAATATTTGGACTACTTTGATACATAAGtgctgtcatttctaaacggttaaacatatgtatgaaaataccctcaaataaaaggtgacattctgtactgttgcctcatgatgggtatagacacccctacccccacacacacaaaaatgctTAACATTTTACAAATACATATGGAGGGGAGTGTAGATatcttttaaaaacattttttgttaGGGAATTCGTTTCCGTGGCTACAGCATTCCGGAGTGCCAGCAGCTGTTGCCCAAGGCTCCAGGAGGTGCCGAGCCATTGCCCGAAGGTCTGTTCTGGCTGCTGGTGACAGGCCAGGTGCCCACAGAGGAACAGGTGAGTGTTAGCTAGGTAACTCATTACGGAGAGAGAGTATGGCACATCAGCTTAAATGTTGTTACAACAACCCTTTGCATAATTGTACAGATCAAATTATGTATATATTCAATAAGAGGTTGACCCGTATACCATAAACCACAACATAAAGCTTAACCACAGACAAATAGCTCTTGATCTTATCTCTGGGAGGAGGTTTGCTTCCATTTTGGTTTAGTGACGGACTATATTTTGCATACAAAACTACATTACGTTTGGTGTGCATAGCTTGACCAATGAACCAATGAACCTATTTGTGTATTGTCTGTCCCCAGGTGAACTGGCTGTCCAAGGAGTGGGCCAAGCGTGCAGCTCTTCCCTCCCACGTGGTCACCATGCTGGATAACTTCCCCACCAACCTCCACCCCATGTCTCAGTTCAGCTCCGCCATCACAGCTCTGAACAGTGAGAGTAGCTTCGCCCGGGCCTACTCCGAGGGAGTCAACAAGGCCATGTACTGGGAGGTGAGCTCAGGAAACATACCCTAAAGAATGTTGAACAGTGCACGCTGTTGTGGGAAACCATGTTGTTCAATAGGACAAACCGTTGTGAAATGTAGCAAAATGTCAATGCGCCACAGTTATAAGAAGTCAAGATGGTGGAATCTGAACAAATGTGTTAAAAATCTGTTGAAAGAGTGCCTTCTTTCCGATTACACTATTGACATGAAAATTATTCTCTTCTCTCAGTTTGTCTATGAAGACTCCATGGATCTGATCGCTAAACTGCCATGCGTTGCAGCCAAGATTTACCGCAACCTTTACCGTGAGGGCAGCAGCATCGGCGCCATCGACTCCAGTCTGGACTGGTCCCACAACTTCACCAACATGCTGGGCTACAGTGATGCCACGTTCACTGAGCTCATGCGCCTGTACCTCACCATCCACAGGTCAGTTTTATAGAGAGTGCTACTTCATTCATAATACATTTTTCTAAGTTTATCATCCATTAGTCTCTACCGTGGTAACTTTAGGGTGTGCATATTCAGCTCCTGCTCCGTCATTGCACAATGCAGTTATGTGGCTGCATCACTTATTCTTTCATTCACTCCCCTTTGCTATAGTGACCATGAGGGTGGTAATGTGAGTGCTCACACCAGCCACTTAGTGGGCAGTGCCCTGTCTGACCCCTACCTGTCCTTCAGCGCAGCTATGAACGGATTGGCCGGACCTCTTCATGGACTGGctaaccaggtgtgtatggatgcTAATGTCAAAGTTAACATGTGTGTAAATATACTGAaaactgactgtacaaaacattaggaacaccttcctaatattgaattgcacccccttttgccctcagaacggcCTGAATTTgtcggggaatggactctacaaggtgtcgaaagcattccacagggatgctggcccatgttgactccaatgcttcccacagttgtcaaattGTCTGGATTATTCATGTACACAGAAAACTATTGAGCCtgaaactcagcagcgttgcagatcttgacacactcaaactggtctgCCTGGCACCTATtattaccataccccgttcaaaggcacttacgttttttgtcttgcccattcaacctcggaattgcacacatacacaatccatgtctcaattgtctgaatgcttaaaaatccttctttaacttcatatggctgcaatcccgttaacgggatcgatatgacaacagccagtgaaagtgcagggcgccaaattcaaacaacagaaatctcataattaaaattcctcaaacatacatgtgtcttataccattttaaaagtaatcttgttgttaatcccaacaaagtgtccgatttcaaataggcttttcagcaaaagcaccacaaacgattgttaggtcaccaccaactcaaagaaaaattcagccatttttccagcaaaAGAGAGGAGCCACAAATAACACAAATAGAGAtcaaaatgaatcactaacctttgattatcttcatcagatgacactcataggacttcatgttacacaatacatgcatgttttgtttgataaggttcatatttatataaaaatctgagtttatattggcgcgttacattcactagtttcaaaaacatccagtgatagtgcatagccacataatttcaacagaaatactcatcataaatgtagatgataatacaagttatacacatggaattatagatatacctctccttaatgcaaccgctgtgtcagattgcaaaaaaactttacggaaaaagcaaatcatgcaataatctgaaacggagctcagaacaatagtaaaattagccgccatgttggagtaaacagaaaccagaaaatacatgataaatgtttccttacctttgatgaacttcatcagaatgcagtcctaggaatcccaggtccacaataaatgcttgatttgttcaataatgtccgttatttatgtccaattagctactttggttagcgcgtttggtaaacaattccaaagtcacaaagcgcgtccactataacgtgacgaaatgtccaaaagttccgtaacagtcagtagaaacatgtcaaacgatgtattgaatcaatcttaagaatgttgttaacatacatcttgaataacgttccaaccggagaattacattgacttcagttgagcgatggaacggagctgcctcccacatgaacgcgcatggtcaaagcgtggtcacctcatggctttggttactcattcctgtctccttcggtcCCCCTTCACagcagagtcatcagacaaagttctattgactgttgacatctagtggaagccgtaggaagtgaaaactcatcaatatctcgctgtaatttcaatgagagcttggttgaaaaactACCCAAAATTCCAAAACAGggagtggaacttctcaggtttttgcctgccatatgagttctgttatactcacagacataattcaaacagttttagaaacttgagagtgttttctatccaatactaataataatatgcatatattagcaactatgactgaggagcaggccgtttactctgggcacctctgtgcacctttcatccaagctacccaatactgcccctgcagccataagaagttaacctgtctcctctccttcatctacactgattgaagtggatttaataattaagggatcatagcgttcacctggtcagtctgtcatggaaagagcaggtgttcctaatgttttgtacactcggcacacacacacacacacacacagtaccagtcaaaagtttggaaacacctactcattccagggtttttctttattttgacttttttctacattgtagaataatagtgaagacatcaaaactatgaaataacatatggaatcatgtagtaaccaaaacagtgttaaacaaatcaaaatcaaaatatattttatatttgaggttcttcaaagtagccaccctttgccttgatgacagcattgtacactcttggcattctctcaaccagcttcatgaggtagtcacctgtaatgcatttaaattaacaggtgtgccttaagttaatttctggaatttctttccttcttaatgcgtttgagccaatcagttgtgttatgaaaaggtaggggtggtatacagaacatggccctatttggtcaaatacgaagtccatattttggcaagaacagctcaaataagcaaagagaaatgacagtccattactttgaTGCAGAAattcaagtttcttcaagtgcagtcgcaaaaaccatcaaaaaccatcgatttcagtaatccactcgttcaacatgcagagaaaggaatccaaaaagctaccgcgaaactttgttaaaacaagtcaaaataagtttatttaatcctcaggtaccctaaaatgtaatcaaactatactatttcatacggaaagaagtatgttcaataaaaAAGCAAAATAAGCAGCTGCGCGTCCTCTTCGTCGCACACGCACAGACAGATTTCCAACTCTAACTCCCAGTACCAAACTTCTTCCttgtttgggaagaaacaagcctgaaaccttgagcaaacactgacatctagtggaagccataggaattgcaatctgggagctggaattgcatatgacccatagctttccattgtaagagcatgggctccATTTTTTCCCggttggattttctcctaccatatcaattgtgttatagtctcatacattattttaacatttctaaaaacttaaGTGTTTTATTATCCAGTGGTACCAATTATAtccatatcctggcttctgggcctgagtaacaggcagtttactttgggcacgtcagtcagacaggaagtggagaaaaatagaccctagcctgaagattaagtgccgtccacagggtatggcatgccTTTGCAAAagggagtgatagccttccttcttcaagatatcctttaccctgtacaaatctcccactttaccaccaccaaagcacccccagaacatcacattgcctccactatgcttgacagatggcgtcaagcactcctccagcttcttttcattttttctgcgtctcacgaatgttctttgtgatcacctcaaacttagatttgtctgtccgtaacactttttttccaatcttcctctgtccagtgtcttttgcccatcttaataatttatttttattggccagtctgagatatggcttttctttgcaactctgcctagaaggccagcatcccggagtcacctcttcactgttgacgttgagactggtgttttgcgggtactatttaatgaagctgccagttgaggacttgtgaggcgtctttctcaaactagacactctaatgtacttatcctcttgctcagttgtgcaccaggtcttcccactcctctttctattctggttagagccagtttgcgctgttctgtgaagggagtagtacacagcgttgtacgagatcttcagtttcctggcaatttcttgcatggaatagccttaatttctcagaacaaggatagactgacgagtttcagaagaaaggtatttgtttctggccattttgagcctgtaatcaaacccacaaatgctgatgctccagatactcaactagtctaaagaaggcaggttttattgcttctttaatcaggacaacagttttcagctatgctaacataattgcaaaagggttttctaatgatcacttAGCCTTTTTAAaacgataaacttggattagccaaCAACGTGCcaattggaacacagaagtgatggttgctgataattggcctctgtacgcctatgtagatattccattaaaaatcagccgtttccagctacaattgtcatttacaatgtctacactgtatttctgatcaattagaTATTATTttaaaattgcttttctttcaaaaacaaggacatttctaagtgattcCATGTTtgaatggttgtgtgtgtgtgtgtgtgtgtgtgtgtatttatatgtaTGTGTGCTATTTAACAGACATCTTTATCCAAAGGTATTATCTGTTTTCATTCAAAGCAAGGCTTTCAACCTCTCACCATTAacatagtagagagagaggatgactATGGAACTATAATAAGCTCAGTAGTGGAAATGGAGAACGAAAGCAGTGATTTTGTTTTGGTTGGAGTGAGCCCCTGCCTTACCTATGCCCCTTGTAGGAGGTGCTGGTATGGCTGACGGCCCTGCagaaggagatgggaggagaggtgtCTGACGAGGCCATGAGAGACTACATCTGGAACACCCTCAAGTCTGGAAGGGTAAGTGGTCTGGACTGGAGGGTATGCGAAGTTGGGTGAATGAGGTGGATGAGTCAAGGTCAGGAAACCCAAAGGAAACTTTTCCATCTACCTAAAAGTGTAGTGAACAGGTGTACAAAAGAAAGGATGCATTTACGTTTTCATTTGAGGAATAAGCTGCAAGGGGAATGATATATGTAACCTCAAAGATATTCATCCTACCCTTTTTGACCTTCTGTTTGCGTTCTCTCAGGTGGTTCCAGGTTACGGCCATGCCGTCCTGAGGAAGACAGACCCCAGGTACACCTGCCAGCAGGAGTTTGCCTTCAAGCACCTGCCCGATGACCCCATGTTCAAACTGGTGCACCAACTCTACAAGATCGTGCCCAACGTGCTGCTGGAGCAGGGCAAGGCCAAGAACCCCTGGCCCAACGTGGACGCCCACAGTGGAGTGCTGCTGCAGGTGAGTGGTGGGGTTACAGGAGGATGGAGCCAACTATTGCAGTATACTTTTAACTGATTGGGAGGGACACTGCATGAAGGTTACAAGAAAGGCCTCCACCATCTCTTGAAGGAATGAAGGAAAATGTAAAGGTCTAATTTGAGCTTCTCTTCATAGTTTGTTCCATCTTAGTGAACTGtcagagacaaaaaaaaaaaagtctaggCGCTCTTCTACTCTACTTGAGCTGTCCCTTATCTTCCTACAAAGCCCTTATATATCACATACAATTGGGAGCGCAATAATGAAATACCTTGTTCTGTGCAATTAACCCtccatccccttcctctctcctgtcctaaCAGTACTATGGGATGACAGAGATGAACTACTACACGGTGCTGTTCGGCGTGTCCCGAGCCCTGGGGGTGCTGGCCCAGCTGATCTGGAGCCGAGCCCTGGGCTTCCCCCTGGAACGCCCAAAGTCCATGAGCACGGACGGACTCATGAACCTGGTGGGGGCCAACAAATCCGGGTAAAGATGAAGTATCAAaggaagagggaaggaggaggatgagggacaAAGAATAACAAAAGGGGGGCGGCAAAATATATAGTACACTTATGAAAACATTAAAGGGCCTTTGCTGGATTTAGCCGGTTCAAGTCAGTGACACCAAGGTTATATTTTTCCTTTCGTTGAGCCGTGGTAGTTGTCTTGAGATATTGAAGATGACTTGGTTTTGTAAAGAAATCCAAAAATCATGTCAATTTTTTTGTTCTAAAATGTGGGGCACTCGCATTGTCTGACGGAATTATCCAAAATACCAAAACAAAAGACAACACTCCATGGCAAGCAAGGTCCTTCTGTAATATAACCACTCTAATCTGGCCTAGCAGGTTAGAATATGTACAGTATGCAAATGACCAGGGTCGGTAGATTAGTAATAGGGTACTGCAGCCCCTTTCATCACTGACTGACGTCACACCGCTATCAATTAAGGCAGAGTTCACTTATTACACCTCCACCTCTTTCTGGCAGTATTCACCAACCCCGTGGCACCTCTGGTAATCAGAATACTCTGCAGGTTGCTTTGTACAGTGCTTCACAAATGGCGCTATCTGTTCTCTTGGGAAGGGAGGTTGTTTTGAAAAATATTTTCTATCAGATTCGGGTGGAGGGGAAGAGTGTAAGAATTCATCTTTTAGACTTTTTCTTCAAGACCTGAGGGCAACCTTAAAACATCAATTGAACGCAATCAATTTTCTCTTTTTATCAGCAAAATGACTAATTGAAGAGATGGCTAGCATTGACTAATGGCACACTTGACCCATTAAATCaatgtacttaatgttttgtaaatGTTTGCTGGTTTTACTATGTCCTGAAATGTCTCATGTTGCTCATGAAGCAAGCACACACATCTGAAACACCATATGAAATAATCTTATGGTTGTGTTAACTGGATTGTTAAGATACATATTTGCTTGGTTTAGTTTTAAGGTTGCCCTCCGGTCTAGTGGTGGGGGGCCTTATGTGTTTGTAATAGTCTGTTTCAATGCAGACCTTATCCAATACACTCCAATTGGGCACAGAGGGCCCAACACCACCCCCTGGGTATTAATTTAATTTGTTTTCAAACAGCCCCCTACACTGTCTTTTCCCAGCTGATTCCTTCCCACATAGTATATATGTATTTTAGGTTTTACAAGTTTGTTCTGATCCTGTtttaatcaaacctcaggttatTCTGGTTTAAAGAGAAATACATCTGATGTGAGATCATTGTAAATTGAAGGAGGAATTTGAACTTTAATGTAGCAGAGTGGGATTGTACAGTGGATGTAGGAGAGAAAATGGAAAACAAAACAAAGTCcaataaatgtttttattagcAATTACTCTTTCGAATACTCCGATTGTGGTGTTTATGTAACTGCAACAACTCATTCTTTCCTACATTAGAAATCCACAATGAACTGCCTATCACAACATTTATGGGGATGTGGTTGTTTCACATTCCTTAGCTGAATGCATTTCTAGAAGGTGCATTGGATAAGTGTCAGCTAAAAGACTACACAGTAATGTGTGGTCATAATGGGGTACCGCAGAGCCTCATGTTATTCAGTGCAGGCTGTGTATAGTACATACTGTATAAGTGTTGGCTGGCTGGAGTATTCTGAGGACGTCTCAGTTATTAATAGTGTTCCAGACGTTTCTCCACAGCACTCAAGTTTCTGCTTCCCTTTGGCCTAATCAAGATTCCATGCGCCTGTAGTACAGAGACTCTGGATTCTTCTGAAGTACAAATAAACAACAGATCGATGTGCTTTGGTAAGGAAATATAAAATTGCTATGTGTAGCAACTGTGGGTACAAATGGGCTCACGAGGTGCCCTAACAATGGGGGCTGACTATATCGATGGCAAATTAGGAGAAATAACAATCACCACTGTGACATACAACCCTGTTAACTAAATGTCCTGATATTGACAAAAATATGGCAACAGTTGTACTGTAGTAGTATATTGACTTTGGTTTTAAAGAGCCTAAAATACATAACGCATAAAGGGAAGCACTGACTAGTTGTAATGGCTGACAGGACCTTAGGAGCCCTGATTCCCACCAACAGTCACCACCTATATTAACCCTTAACATTAGCCACCAAAATAAACACAATGCAAATCAGGGAAATGTTATAGGACCGTAATAAAGAAATCTCCCCTGCAATCTTTTAAATGTGAGGTAATAAGAATTTTACATGTAAACGAATATCAAATACCTCCATAATactgcactgaacaaaaataaaacgcaacaatttctaagattttactgagttacagttcatataaggaaatcaattgaaattaataaattagtccctaatctatggatttcacatgactgggaatacagatatgcatctgttcagatgccttaaaaaaaaaaagtagggccgtggatcagaaaaccagtcaatatctggtgtgacctcaatttttttcctcatgcagcgcgaGTCACATCTTCTTCACATAGggttgatcaggctgttaattgtcgcctgtggaatgttgtcccactcttccaatggctgtgcgaagttgctggatattggcgggaactggaacaagctgtcgatccagagcatcccaaacatgaggtgatggcggcggatgattggtaaaacaatgggcctcaggatctcaaggtctctgtgcattcaaattgccattgattaaatgcaattgtgtttgttgtccgtagcttatgcctgtctgcccgtaccataaccccaccgccatcatGGGGCACTCCGTTTACAATGTTGACCTCAGCAAACCGCTCATCGGATTCATCCGTaaagagcacatttctccagcatgccagttgcCATCTAAGTTGAGCATTTGCCCatgaagtcggttacaacgccgaactgcagtcaggtcaagacccttggtgaggacgacgagcaggcagatgagcttccttgatatggtttctgacagtttgtgcagaaattctttggttgtgcaaccccagtttcatcagctggctGGGTGGCAGGTCTCAAAcgattccgcaggtgaagaagccggatgtggtagTCCTGGGCtgatgtggttacacgtggtctgcagttatgAGGCTGGCTGGACgtcctgccaaattctctaaaatgatgttggaggcggtttctggtagagaaattaatattaaaatatctggcaacagctctggtggacattcctgaagtcagcatgccaattgcatgatCCCTCAAATCTGTAGCAATGTGTGATTTTTAGTGACTTTTTACATTTTCCTCagcaaagtgcacctgtgtaataataatgttttatcagcttcttgatatgccacacctgtcaggtgaatggattatcttggcaaaggagaaatgctcactaacagggacgtaaacaaattgGAACAtttgtgatcttttatttcagctcatgaaacatgggacaaacactttacatgttgcatttatatttttgttcagtataaatgtgGAATTTGCTTTGGTATTCATCCAGAACACTGtagcccgcctggtgttcaaccttcccataTTCTCCCTTGGCACCCTgctcctctgcacactccactggcttccagtcgaatcTCACATCCACGGcgagaccatggtacttgcctagaGGACAGCAAGAGGAActacccctccctaccttcaggctctgctcaaaccttacaccccaacctgagtactctgttctgccacctctggtctcttggctctCCCACACCtactggagggcagctcccgctcagcacAGTCCAaggtcttctctgtcctggcactccAATGGTGGAACTaacttccccctgaagctaggacagcagagttccTGCCCATCTACCAAAACCTCTGAAAcacctacctcttcaaagagtatcttaaattaTCCCACAGCCTCCTGTCCCCAAAAAAGCTAGCtactttgaggaaaaatgtactatgACTGATaagtagctaggtgggacaaccacataagATGAATGCATTAACtgcaagtcactctggataagagtgtctgctaaatgacatatcAGGCTCTGCATCAAATTGGCAATGTGGCAATGTGGGACAATTCCCAAAGAATCCAGTACATACGAAGGATGGTCCCAGTCTGAAATACTGCTCTTTCCACATGGCGGTGGCATTCGAGCAGTCAAGATGGAGATTCATTCACTAAACTCCAACCGTGTCCAACAAGCAGGTTGACATTTGTCATGAATTTTGCCCTGACGGCAGAGTGATTACCGCtaatgggccagctgcaaagtcaaaatggtCTATATcctaaaaattcatgaaaacatttgtcttaatttaagattagggttagcagtgtggttagttGGATagatttaaa encodes:
- the LOC139535944 gene encoding citrate synthase, mitochondrial isoform X1, with the translated sequence MSLLSAYRFTPKLLNSTKSTACLFAASRNATTSTNLRDVLSDLVPKEQSRVKNFKTQYGKTNIGSITVDMIYGGMRGMKGLVYETSVLDADEGIRFRGYSIPECQQLLPKAPGGAEPLPEGLFWLLVTGQVPTEEQVNWLSKEWAKRAALPSHVVTMLDNFPTNLHPMSQFSSAITALNSESSFARAYSEGVNKAMYWEFVYEDSMDLIAKLPCVAAKIYRNLYREGSSIGAIDSSLDWSHNFTNMLGYSDATFTELMRLYLTIHSDHEGGNVSAHTSHLVGSALSDPYLSFSAAMNGLAGPLHGLANQEVLVWLTALQKEMGGEVSDEAMRDYIWNTLKSGRVVPGYGHAVLRKTDPRYTCQQEFAFKHLPDDPMFKLVHQLYKIVPNVLLEQGKAKNPWPNVDAHSGVLLQYYGMTEMNYYTVLFGVSRALGVLAQLIWSRALGFPLERPKSMSTDGLMNLVGANKSG
- the LOC139535944 gene encoding citrate synthase, mitochondrial isoform X2; this encodes MIYGGMRGMKGLVYETSVLDADEGIRFRGYSIPECQQLLPKAPGGAEPLPEGLFWLLVTGQVPTEEQVNWLSKEWAKRAALPSHVVTMLDNFPTNLHPMSQFSSAITALNSESSFARAYSEGVNKAMYWEFVYEDSMDLIAKLPCVAAKIYRNLYREGSSIGAIDSSLDWSHNFTNMLGYSDATFTELMRLYLTIHSDHEGGNVSAHTSHLVGSALSDPYLSFSAAMNGLAGPLHGLANQEVLVWLTALQKEMGGEVSDEAMRDYIWNTLKSGRVVPGYGHAVLRKTDPRYTCQQEFAFKHLPDDPMFKLVHQLYKIVPNVLLEQGKAKNPWPNVDAHSGVLLQYYGMTEMNYYTVLFGVSRALGVLAQLIWSRALGFPLERPKSMSTDGLMNLVGANKSG